In Pseudomonadota bacterium, one genomic interval encodes:
- a CDS encoding response regulator translates to MKHPSKMNFLIVDDMDNMRRSIRAMLRLINFGREFFEAQNGLDAWNYLENPDNTIDFIISDYNMPQMTGTELLHRIRMSPKYRDIPFLMVTADTNMEIVAEAAEHDVDGYMTKPFVTATLEQKIQELLNQAKNPDALTLSLRAIRDLKEKGDIEGAIAEAKKAVTAHQQSSRPLRELGLLFMGKKDLKNAMNCFERSTDLNRLDVVSYHCLGQILFHLGRIDKATDNYARAMEISPRHADRALNFADLLLGQRKYREAEKVLKLVLRTNPDIETKERIADTCRNNKLPALAVKAYRAILKENPDRFYLTGNLGIALQMKGDNNEAIKALEQAVEIAGTNVELLLSLAQAYLDINKLIRADKWASQVLKIDPENQRAREILDKCL, encoded by the coding sequence TAGTCGATGATATGGACAACATGCGCCGCTCCATCCGGGCCATGTTGAGGCTCATAAATTTCGGCAGAGAATTCTTTGAGGCGCAAAACGGCCTTGATGCCTGGAATTACCTGGAAAACCCCGACAACACCATCGACTTCATAATCTCCGATTACAACATGCCGCAGATGACCGGCACCGAACTTCTGCATCGAATCCGCATGTCTCCTAAGTACCGGGACATCCCTTTTCTGATGGTCACCGCCGACACCAATATGGAAATCGTTGCCGAAGCAGCGGAACACGATGTGGATGGCTACATGACCAAGCCCTTCGTAACCGCCACCCTGGAACAGAAAATACAGGAGCTGCTGAATCAGGCAAAAAACCCGGATGCCCTTACCTTGAGCCTCAGGGCAATACGCGATCTCAAGGAAAAAGGCGACATTGAAGGAGCAATTGCCGAAGCAAAAAAAGCAGTGACCGCGCACCAGCAGTCATCCCGACCTCTTCGGGAACTGGGCCTGCTCTTCATGGGAAAAAAAGACCTCAAGAACGCCATGAACTGTTTTGAACGGTCCACGGATTTAAACCGTCTTGATGTTGTCTCCTATCATTGCCTCGGGCAGATTCTCTTTCACCTCGGAAGAATAGACAAGGCCACCGATAATTATGCCAGGGCCATGGAAATCAGCCCACGGCATGCCGACCGGGCTCTTAACTTTGCGGATCTCCTTCTCGGTCAAAGAAAATACAGGGAAGCTGAAAAAGTATTGAAACTCGTTTTACGGACCAATCCTGATATCGAAACCAAAGAACGGATTGCCGATACCTGCCGTAATAACAAGCTCCCGGCACTGGCCGTAAAAGCTTACCGCGCCATTCTTAAAGAAAATCCGGATCGCTTTTATCTCACCGGAAATCTGGGCATCGCCCTGCAGATGAAGGGTGACAACAACGAGGCGATCAAGGCCCTGGAGCAAGCGGTTGAGATTGCCGGCACCAATGTTGAGCTGCTGCTGTCTCTTGCCCAGGCATACCTTGATATCAACAAACTTATCCGCGCCGACAAATGGGCGTCACAGGTGCTTAAAATCGATCCTGAGAACCAGCGAGCTAGAGAAATCCTTGATAAATGTCTTTAA